A genomic segment from Pseudoduganella chitinolytica encodes:
- a CDS encoding branched-chain amino acid ABC transporter substrate-binding protein produces the protein MQTKLIPLAALAAAIATGHGHVNAQEVVKIGYVGPMSGQSAHLGKDTQNGTRLAVEDLNAKGFKIDGKPVKFVLVAEDDAADPKQATSAAQKLADTKVNGVIGHQTSGTSIPASRIYYNAGIPQISASATSPVYTHQKFNTTFRLVANDNKLGTTLGQYAVQKLGAKKIAVIDDRTAYGQGVADEFGKGARKAGGVQIVAREFTNDKATDFNAILTNIRSKNPDLVFFGGMDSVGGPLLRQMKALGIKAKLMGGDGICTEAMPRLAGPTAGDDSIVCAEAGGVTPGQQKLMEEFAVRYKKRYNESLQIYAPYAYDAVMTMAQAMADAKSADPKKYLPYLAKVKYAGITGDIAFDAFGDIRDGALTLYTFKGGKRTLIEVVK, from the coding sequence ATGCAAACCAAGCTGATTCCCCTGGCCGCGCTGGCCGCCGCCATCGCCACCGGGCATGGACACGTCAACGCACAGGAAGTCGTCAAGATCGGCTATGTCGGCCCGATGTCGGGCCAGTCCGCCCACCTGGGCAAGGATACGCAGAATGGCACGCGCCTCGCGGTCGAGGACCTGAACGCCAAGGGCTTCAAGATCGACGGCAAGCCCGTCAAGTTCGTGCTGGTGGCCGAGGACGACGCGGCCGATCCGAAGCAGGCCACGTCGGCCGCGCAGAAGCTGGCCGACACCAAGGTCAACGGCGTGATCGGGCACCAGACGTCGGGCACGTCGATCCCGGCGTCGCGCATCTACTACAACGCGGGCATTCCGCAGATCTCCGCATCGGCCACGAGCCCCGTCTACACGCACCAGAAGTTCAACACGACGTTCCGGCTGGTCGCCAACGACAACAAGCTGGGCACCACCCTGGGCCAGTACGCCGTCCAGAAGCTGGGTGCGAAGAAGATTGCCGTGATCGACGACCGCACGGCCTACGGCCAGGGCGTGGCGGACGAATTCGGCAAGGGCGCGCGCAAGGCGGGCGGCGTGCAGATCGTCGCGCGCGAGTTCACCAACGACAAGGCAACGGACTTCAACGCCATCCTGACCAACATCCGCTCGAAGAATCCGGACCTGGTCTTCTTTGGCGGCATGGATTCCGTCGGCGGCCCGCTGCTGCGCCAGATGAAGGCGCTGGGCATCAAGGCCAAGCTGATGGGCGGCGACGGCATCTGCACGGAAGCGATGCCGCGCCTGGCCGGCCCGACCGCCGGCGACGATTCCATCGTCTGCGCGGAAGCGGGCGGCGTGACGCCGGGCCAGCAAAAGCTGATGGAGGAATTCGCGGTGCGCTACAAGAAGCGCTACAACGAGAGCCTGCAGATCTACGCGCCGTATGCGTACGACGCCGTGATGACGATGGCACAGGCGATGGCGGACGCGAAGTCGGCCGATCCGAAGAAGTACCTGCCCTACCTGGCCAAGGTGAAGTATGCCGGCATCACGGGCGACATCGCGTTCGATGCGTTCGGCGACATCCGCGACGGCGCGCTGACCTTGTACACGTTCAAGGGCGGCAAGCGCACCTTGATCGAGGTGGTGAAGTAA
- a CDS encoding branched-chain amino acid ABC transporter substrate-binding protein, which translates to MQTKFVVVAAAVMAAFAGTASAQEVIKIGHVGPVSGAQAHLGKDNENGANMAIADLNAKGIKIGGKPVKFALVLEDDGADPKQGTTVAQKLVDAKVNGVIGHLNSGTTVPASRIYYNAGIPQISPASTIPTYTKQKFNTAFRIVANDNKLGGTLGKYAVTKLGAKKIAVIDDRTAYGQGVATEFIKGAKGPGVQIVDKQFTNDKATDFNAILTSIKAKNPDLVFFGGMDAVGGPLLRQMKALGINAKFMGGDGVCTDALPRLAGTAAADGVVTCAEAGGVPAELQKNMDDFRARYKKQYNQEVQLYAPYVYDSVMTMAQAMQDAGSSDPKKYLPFLAKVKYQGVTGLITFDEFGDIRDGALTLFTYTGGKKTKMEVVK; encoded by the coding sequence ATGCAAACGAAGTTCGTCGTTGTTGCAGCCGCTGTGATGGCCGCCTTTGCCGGCACGGCATCCGCCCAGGAAGTGATCAAGATCGGCCACGTGGGCCCCGTCTCGGGCGCGCAGGCGCACCTCGGCAAGGACAATGAAAACGGCGCCAACATGGCGATCGCCGACCTGAACGCCAAGGGCATCAAGATCGGCGGCAAGCCCGTCAAGTTCGCGCTCGTGCTGGAAGACGACGGCGCCGACCCGAAGCAGGGCACGACGGTGGCGCAGAAGCTCGTCGACGCGAAGGTCAACGGCGTCATCGGCCACCTCAATTCGGGCACCACGGTGCCGGCGTCGCGCATCTACTATAATGCCGGCATCCCGCAGATTTCGCCGGCTTCCACGATCCCCACGTACACCAAGCAGAAGTTCAATACGGCCTTCCGCATCGTCGCCAACGACAACAAGCTGGGTGGCACCCTGGGCAAGTATGCCGTGACGAAGCTGGGCGCCAAGAAGATCGCCGTCATCGACGACCGCACGGCCTACGGCCAGGGTGTCGCGACGGAGTTCATCAAGGGCGCCAAGGGTCCGGGCGTGCAGATCGTCGACAAGCAGTTCACCAACGACAAGGCGACCGACTTCAACGCGATCCTGACCAGCATCAAGGCGAAGAACCCGGACCTCGTCTTCTTCGGCGGCATGGACGCCGTGGGCGGCCCGCTGCTGCGCCAGATGAAGGCGCTGGGCATCAACGCCAAGTTCATGGGCGGCGACGGCGTCTGCACGGATGCGCTGCCGCGCCTGGCGGGTACCGCCGCGGCGGACGGCGTCGTCACCTGCGCCGAAGCGGGCGGCGTGCCGGCGGAACTGCAGAAGAACATGGACGACTTCCGCGCCCGCTACAAGAAGCAGTACAACCAGGAAGTGCAGCTGTACGCACCCTATGTGTACGACTCGGTGATGACGATGGCGCAGGCGATGCAGGATGCCGGATCGTCCGATCCGAAAAAATACCTGCCGTTCCTGGCCAAGGTGAAGTACCAGGGCGTGACGGGCCTGATCACGTTCGATGAATTCGGCGACATCCGCGATGGCGCGCTGACCCTGTTTACGTACACGGGCGGCAAGAAGACCAAGATGGAAGTCGTCAAGTAA